A genomic region of Venturia canescens isolate UGA chromosome 9, ASM1945775v1, whole genome shotgun sequence contains the following coding sequences:
- the PCB gene encoding pyruvate carboxylase, mitochondrial isoform X2, with the protein MYAAHRAGKALAKQRLSLQIIYLNGKNFGTDVQYKPIRSVLVANRGEIAIRVFRACTELGIRSVAVYSEQDKMQMHRQKADESYVVGRGLAPVAAYLDIPEIIKVAKENNIDAIHPGYGFLSERSDFARAVIDAGMRFIGPSPKVVQQMGDKVAARQAAIEAGVPIVPGTDGPVRTAEEAMEFCNKHGLPVIFKAAYGGGGKGMRVVRQMEEVKESFERASSEAKASFGDGAMFIEKFIERPRHIEVQLLGDHAGNVVHLYERDCSVQRRHQKVVEIAPAPRLDPKVRDKMTEHAIKLAKHVGYANAGTVEFLADESGNFYFIEVNARLQVEHTVTEEITGIDLVQSQIRIAEGMTLPELGMTQDKIVPQGFAIQCRVTTEDPAKSFQPDCGRIEVFRSGEGMGIRLDSASAFAGAIISPYYDSLLVKVIAHSSDLQSSCAKMNRALREFRVRGVKTNIPFLLNVLENQKFLNGIVDTYFIDENPQLFKFLPGQNRAQKLLNYLGEVLVNGPTTPLATSLKPAEIKPFVPEIPIDILEPPQGFRNILKEKGPTAFAEAVRSHKGLLLMDTTFRDAHQSLLATRVRSHDLLLISPYVAHKFNNLYALENWGGATFDVALRFLHECPWERLIDMRKAIPNIPFQMLLRGANAVGYTNYPDNVVHKFCELAVKYGMDIFRVFDSLNYLPNLILGMEAAGKAGGVVEAAISYTGDVSDPQRTKYDLNYYTKLADELVKAGTHVLSIKDMAGLLKPKAAGILIDAIRQKHPDIPIHIHTHDTSGAGVAAMLECARAGADVVDVAVDSMSGMTSQPSMGAVVASLQGTPQDTNFNLRDVSDYSAYWEQTRTLYAPFECTTTMKSGNADVYLNEIPGGQYTNLQFQAYSLGLGEFFEDVKKAYREANLLLGDIIKVTPSSKVVGDLAQFMVQNKLTAKEVLDKAEELSFPKSVVEFLQGAIGEPHGGFPEPFRSKVLKDMPRIVGRPGESLEPLDFKKLEKDLKQSHPHVTEKDIMSAALYPQVTEDYLNFNETFGPVDKLDTRIFLTGPKVGEEFDVTIQKGKTLCIKTLAMAEDLTPQGEREVFFEMNGQLRSVFIRDKEAVKELHIHPKANKSDKNQVGAPMPGTVLDIRVKVGDTVEKGAPLVVLSAMKMEMVVQSPKAGTIKSLEITKNMKLEGEDLLLTIE; encoded by the exons ATGTATGCCGCACACAGAGCCGGCAAGGCTCTCGCCAAACAGAGACTCAGCCTTCAGATTATTTAccttaatggaaaaaatttcggaacTGATGTCCAGTACAAACCCATCAGAAGCGTTCTCGTTGCGAACAGAG GGGAAATCGCCATTCGAGTTTTCCGAGCATGTACCGAGCTCGGGATTCGTTCGGTGGCGGTTTATTCGGAGCAGGACAAAATGCAAATGCATCGGCAAAAAGCGGACGAAAGTTACGTCGTCGGTCGCGGTTTAGCACCGGTTGCTGCTTACCTGGATATTCCGGAAATCATAAAAGTCGCAAAAGAAAATAACATCGACGCGATCCACCCCGGATATGGATTTCTCTCCGAGAGGTCAGACTTCGCACGCGCCGTCATCGATGCTGGAATGAGGTTCATTGGACCGTCCCCGAAGGTCGTGCAGCAAATGGGTGACAAA GTCGCAGCTAGACAAGCAGCCATCGAAGCCGGTGTTCCCATCGTCCCTGGTACCGACGGTCCTGTCAGAACAGCCGAAGAAGCTATGGAATTTTGCAACAAACACGGCCTCCCTGTCATCTTCAAAGCTGCCTATGGAGGAGGAGGCAAAG GTATGAGAGTGGTCAGACAGATGGAAGAAGTGAAAGAATCCTTTGAAAGAGCTTCGTCCGAAGCAAAAGCATCTTTTGGCGACGGAGCGatgttcattgaaaaattcatcgagagACCGAGGCACATCGAGGTCCAGTTGCTCGGCGATCATGCCGGAAACGTCGTGCATCTTTACGAGAGAGATTGTTCGGTGCAACGGCGTCATCAAAAA gTTGTCGAAATAGCGCCTGCACCACGTCTGGATCCAAAAGTCAGAGACAAAATGACGGAGCACGCGATCAAACTCGCCAAACACGTTGGCTACGCGAATGCTGGTACCGTCGAGTTTTTGGCTGACGAATCTGGAAATTTCTACTTCATCGAAGTCAACGCTAGGCTACAAGTCGAGCACACCGTTACCGAAGAAATTACTGG TATCGATCTAGTCCAATCCCAAATCCGCATAGCCGAAGGCATGACGCTCCCGGAGCTAGGGATGACTCAGGACAAAATAGTGCCACAAGGCTTTGCAATACAATGCAGAGTTACGACTGAAGATCCAGCGAAGAGTTTCCAGCCGGATTGTGGCAGGATTGAAGTTTTCCGATCGGGCGAGGGAATGGGAATTCGATTGGACAGCGCGTCTGCGTTCGCTGGCGCTATTATTTCGCCATATTACGATTCACTGCTCGTCAAG GTTATCGCTCACTCGAGTGACCTTCAATCCTCATGCGCCAAGATGAACCGTGCACTTCGGGAGTTTCGAGTTCGCGGAGTCAAAACCAACATACCCTTCCTACTGAACGTCCTCGAGAATCAAAAGTTCCTCAACGGGATCGTCGACACGTACTTCATCGACGAAAATCCCCAACTCTTTAAGTTCCTCCCCGGACAGAATCGTGCCCAAAAGTTGTTGAATTATCTGGGCGAAGTTTTAGTGAATGGACCAACGACGCCGTTGGCAACGTCGCTTAAGCCTGCGGAGATAAAGCCCTTCGTGCCGGAGATTCCCATCG ATATTCTGGAACCGCCGCAAGGTTTTCGTAACATTCTCAAAGAAAAAGGACCAACAGCGTTCGCCGAGGCTGTTCGCTCCCACAAAGGGCTCCTTCTCATGGACACCACCTTCCGCGACGCCCATCAATCGCTGCTCGCAACTCGCGTCCGTTCCCACGATTTGCTCCTCATATCTCCCTACGTCGCTCACAAATTCAACAATCTTTATGCCCTGGAAAATTGGGGCGGTGCTACGTTCGACGTTGCCCTCAGATTCTTACACGAATGCCCGTGGGAACGATTGATCGACATGCGCAAAGCCATTCCCAATATTCCTTTCCAAATGCTGCTACGTGGGGCCAACGCCGTCGGCTACACCAATTACCCCGACAACGTCGTCCACAAATTCTGCGAGCTAGCTGTCAAATACGGAATGGACATTTTCCGAGTCTTCGATTCTCTCAATTACCTGCCCAATCTCATTCTTG GAATGGAAGCCGCTGGAAAAGCTGGTGGAGTTGTCGAAGCAGCAATTTCTTACACCGGAGACGTGAGCGATCCACAACGGACGAAATACGACCTCAATTACTACACGAAACTGGCGGACGAGCTGGTGAAAGCCGGAACTCACGTGCTCTCGATAAAGGACATGGCAGGATTGCTGAAGCCAAAGGCCGCCGGGATTCTCATCGACGCGATAAGGCAGAAACATCCTGATATTCCGATCCACATTCACACTCACGATACTTCCGGTGCTGGAGTTGCCGCCATGCTGGAGTGTGCCAGAGCCGGAGCTGATGTTGTGGACGTGGCTGTTGACAGCATGTCAGGAATGACGAGTCAACCTTCGATGGGAGCTGTCGTTGCATCTCTTCAAG GCACTCCTCAAGACACGAACTTCAATCTTCGTGACGTGTCCGACTACTCTGCTTACTGGGAACAAACGCGTACTCTGTACGCTCCCTTCGAGTGTACGACGACGATGAAATCCGGAAACGCCGACGTCTATTTGAACGAGATTCCCGGCGGACAGTACACGAACCTCCAATTCCAAGCTTACTCTCTAGGACTCGGTGAATTCTTCGAAGACGTGAAGAAAGCTTACAGAGAAGCGAATCTTTTGCTCGGTGACATAATCAAGGTCACGCCGAGCTCGAAAGTCGTTGGTGACCTCGCACAATTCATGGTCCAGAACAAGCTCACTGCTAAGGAAGTACTCGACAAAGCTGAGGAACTCTCCTTCCCCAAATCCGTCGTCGAATTCTTGCAGGGCGCCATCGGCGAACCGCACGGAGGATTCCCCGAGCCTTTCAG GTCGAAAGTCCTCAAGGATATGCCACGCATCGTTGGCAGGCCCGGAGAGAGTCTCGAGCCCCTGGActtcaagaaactggaaaaagaCCTCAAGCAATCTCACCCTCACGTCACGGAGAAGGACATCATGTCTGCAGCTCTCTATCCTCAAGTGACCGAGGATTATTTGAACTTTAACGAAACTTTTGGTCCCGTCGACAAACTCGATACACGAATATTCCTCACTGGACCCAAAGTAGGCGAAGAATTCGACGTTACCATCCAGAAAGGCAAAACTCTTTGCATCAAAACACTCGCGATGGCCGAAGATCTCACGCCACAGGGTGAACGCGAAGTCTTCTTCGAAATGAATGGCCAACTCAGATCCGTCTTCATCAGGGACAAAGAAGCTGTTAAG gAGCTGCACATTCATCCGAAAGCCAATAAATCCGACAAAAATCAAGTAGGAGCCCCGATGCCAGGCACCGTTCTCGACATAAGGGTCAAAGTGGGTGACACGGTTGAGAAGGGGGCACCTTTGGTGGTGCTTTCTGCCATGAAGATGGAGATGGTGGTGCAATCGCCGAAAGCAGGCACAATAAAGAGCCTGGAAATAACTAAAAACATGAAACTCGAGGGCGAGGATCTTCTGCTGACAATAGAATGA
- the PCB gene encoding pyruvate carboxylase, mitochondrial isoform X1 codes for MYAAHRAGKALAKQRLSLQIIYLNGKNFGTDVQYKPIRSVLVANRGEIAIRVFRACTELGIRSVAVYSEQDKMQMHRQKADESYVVGRGLAPVAAYLDIPEIIKVAKENNIDAIHPGYGFLSERSDFARAVIDAGMRFIGPSPKVVQQMGDKVAARQAAIEAGVPIVPGTDGPVRTAEEAMEFCNKHGLPVIFKAAYGGGGKGMRVVRQMEEVKESFERASSEAKASFGDGAMFIEKFIERPRHIEVQLLGDHAGNVVHLYERDCSVQRRHQKVVEIAPAPRLDPKVRDKMTEHAIKLAKHVGYANAGTVEFLADESGNFYFIEVNARLQVEHTVTEEITGIDLVQSQIRIAEGMTLPELGMTQDKIVPQGFAIQCRVTTEDPAKSFQPDCGRIEVFRSGEGMGIRLDSASAFAGAIISPYYDSLLVKVIAHSSDLQSSCAKMNRALREFRVRGVKTNIPFLLNVLENQKFLNGIVDTYFIDENPQLFKFLPGQNRAQKLLNYLGEVLVNGPTTPLATSLKPAEIKPFVPEIPIDYTKIAAVEEAEGEDITDILEPPQGFRNILKEKGPTAFAEAVRSHKGLLLMDTTFRDAHQSLLATRVRSHDLLLISPYVAHKFNNLYALENWGGATFDVALRFLHECPWERLIDMRKAIPNIPFQMLLRGANAVGYTNYPDNVVHKFCELAVKYGMDIFRVFDSLNYLPNLILGMEAAGKAGGVVEAAISYTGDVSDPQRTKYDLNYYTKLADELVKAGTHVLSIKDMAGLLKPKAAGILIDAIRQKHPDIPIHIHTHDTSGAGVAAMLECARAGADVVDVAVDSMSGMTSQPSMGAVVASLQGTPQDTNFNLRDVSDYSAYWEQTRTLYAPFECTTTMKSGNADVYLNEIPGGQYTNLQFQAYSLGLGEFFEDVKKAYREANLLLGDIIKVTPSSKVVGDLAQFMVQNKLTAKEVLDKAEELSFPKSVVEFLQGAIGEPHGGFPEPFRSKVLKDMPRIVGRPGESLEPLDFKKLEKDLKQSHPHVTEKDIMSAALYPQVTEDYLNFNETFGPVDKLDTRIFLTGPKVGEEFDVTIQKGKTLCIKTLAMAEDLTPQGEREVFFEMNGQLRSVFIRDKEAVKELHIHPKANKSDKNQVGAPMPGTVLDIRVKVGDTVEKGAPLVVLSAMKMEMVVQSPKAGTIKSLEITKNMKLEGEDLLLTIE; via the exons ATGTATGCCGCACACAGAGCCGGCAAGGCTCTCGCCAAACAGAGACTCAGCCTTCAGATTATTTAccttaatggaaaaaatttcggaacTGATGTCCAGTACAAACCCATCAGAAGCGTTCTCGTTGCGAACAGAG GGGAAATCGCCATTCGAGTTTTCCGAGCATGTACCGAGCTCGGGATTCGTTCGGTGGCGGTTTATTCGGAGCAGGACAAAATGCAAATGCATCGGCAAAAAGCGGACGAAAGTTACGTCGTCGGTCGCGGTTTAGCACCGGTTGCTGCTTACCTGGATATTCCGGAAATCATAAAAGTCGCAAAAGAAAATAACATCGACGCGATCCACCCCGGATATGGATTTCTCTCCGAGAGGTCAGACTTCGCACGCGCCGTCATCGATGCTGGAATGAGGTTCATTGGACCGTCCCCGAAGGTCGTGCAGCAAATGGGTGACAAA GTCGCAGCTAGACAAGCAGCCATCGAAGCCGGTGTTCCCATCGTCCCTGGTACCGACGGTCCTGTCAGAACAGCCGAAGAAGCTATGGAATTTTGCAACAAACACGGCCTCCCTGTCATCTTCAAAGCTGCCTATGGAGGAGGAGGCAAAG GTATGAGAGTGGTCAGACAGATGGAAGAAGTGAAAGAATCCTTTGAAAGAGCTTCGTCCGAAGCAAAAGCATCTTTTGGCGACGGAGCGatgttcattgaaaaattcatcgagagACCGAGGCACATCGAGGTCCAGTTGCTCGGCGATCATGCCGGAAACGTCGTGCATCTTTACGAGAGAGATTGTTCGGTGCAACGGCGTCATCAAAAA gTTGTCGAAATAGCGCCTGCACCACGTCTGGATCCAAAAGTCAGAGACAAAATGACGGAGCACGCGATCAAACTCGCCAAACACGTTGGCTACGCGAATGCTGGTACCGTCGAGTTTTTGGCTGACGAATCTGGAAATTTCTACTTCATCGAAGTCAACGCTAGGCTACAAGTCGAGCACACCGTTACCGAAGAAATTACTGG TATCGATCTAGTCCAATCCCAAATCCGCATAGCCGAAGGCATGACGCTCCCGGAGCTAGGGATGACTCAGGACAAAATAGTGCCACAAGGCTTTGCAATACAATGCAGAGTTACGACTGAAGATCCAGCGAAGAGTTTCCAGCCGGATTGTGGCAGGATTGAAGTTTTCCGATCGGGCGAGGGAATGGGAATTCGATTGGACAGCGCGTCTGCGTTCGCTGGCGCTATTATTTCGCCATATTACGATTCACTGCTCGTCAAG GTTATCGCTCACTCGAGTGACCTTCAATCCTCATGCGCCAAGATGAACCGTGCACTTCGGGAGTTTCGAGTTCGCGGAGTCAAAACCAACATACCCTTCCTACTGAACGTCCTCGAGAATCAAAAGTTCCTCAACGGGATCGTCGACACGTACTTCATCGACGAAAATCCCCAACTCTTTAAGTTCCTCCCCGGACAGAATCGTGCCCAAAAGTTGTTGAATTATCTGGGCGAAGTTTTAGTGAATGGACCAACGACGCCGTTGGCAACGTCGCTTAAGCCTGCGGAGATAAAGCCCTTCGTGCCGGAGATTCCCATCG ACTATACTAAGATTGCAGCCGTTGAAGAAGCCGAAGGCGAGGACATTACAG ATATTCTGGAACCGCCGCAAGGTTTTCGTAACATTCTCAAAGAAAAAGGACCAACAGCGTTCGCCGAGGCTGTTCGCTCCCACAAAGGGCTCCTTCTCATGGACACCACCTTCCGCGACGCCCATCAATCGCTGCTCGCAACTCGCGTCCGTTCCCACGATTTGCTCCTCATATCTCCCTACGTCGCTCACAAATTCAACAATCTTTATGCCCTGGAAAATTGGGGCGGTGCTACGTTCGACGTTGCCCTCAGATTCTTACACGAATGCCCGTGGGAACGATTGATCGACATGCGCAAAGCCATTCCCAATATTCCTTTCCAAATGCTGCTACGTGGGGCCAACGCCGTCGGCTACACCAATTACCCCGACAACGTCGTCCACAAATTCTGCGAGCTAGCTGTCAAATACGGAATGGACATTTTCCGAGTCTTCGATTCTCTCAATTACCTGCCCAATCTCATTCTTG GAATGGAAGCCGCTGGAAAAGCTGGTGGAGTTGTCGAAGCAGCAATTTCTTACACCGGAGACGTGAGCGATCCACAACGGACGAAATACGACCTCAATTACTACACGAAACTGGCGGACGAGCTGGTGAAAGCCGGAACTCACGTGCTCTCGATAAAGGACATGGCAGGATTGCTGAAGCCAAAGGCCGCCGGGATTCTCATCGACGCGATAAGGCAGAAACATCCTGATATTCCGATCCACATTCACACTCACGATACTTCCGGTGCTGGAGTTGCCGCCATGCTGGAGTGTGCCAGAGCCGGAGCTGATGTTGTGGACGTGGCTGTTGACAGCATGTCAGGAATGACGAGTCAACCTTCGATGGGAGCTGTCGTTGCATCTCTTCAAG GCACTCCTCAAGACACGAACTTCAATCTTCGTGACGTGTCCGACTACTCTGCTTACTGGGAACAAACGCGTACTCTGTACGCTCCCTTCGAGTGTACGACGACGATGAAATCCGGAAACGCCGACGTCTATTTGAACGAGATTCCCGGCGGACAGTACACGAACCTCCAATTCCAAGCTTACTCTCTAGGACTCGGTGAATTCTTCGAAGACGTGAAGAAAGCTTACAGAGAAGCGAATCTTTTGCTCGGTGACATAATCAAGGTCACGCCGAGCTCGAAAGTCGTTGGTGACCTCGCACAATTCATGGTCCAGAACAAGCTCACTGCTAAGGAAGTACTCGACAAAGCTGAGGAACTCTCCTTCCCCAAATCCGTCGTCGAATTCTTGCAGGGCGCCATCGGCGAACCGCACGGAGGATTCCCCGAGCCTTTCAG GTCGAAAGTCCTCAAGGATATGCCACGCATCGTTGGCAGGCCCGGAGAGAGTCTCGAGCCCCTGGActtcaagaaactggaaaaagaCCTCAAGCAATCTCACCCTCACGTCACGGAGAAGGACATCATGTCTGCAGCTCTCTATCCTCAAGTGACCGAGGATTATTTGAACTTTAACGAAACTTTTGGTCCCGTCGACAAACTCGATACACGAATATTCCTCACTGGACCCAAAGTAGGCGAAGAATTCGACGTTACCATCCAGAAAGGCAAAACTCTTTGCATCAAAACACTCGCGATGGCCGAAGATCTCACGCCACAGGGTGAACGCGAAGTCTTCTTCGAAATGAATGGCCAACTCAGATCCGTCTTCATCAGGGACAAAGAAGCTGTTAAG gAGCTGCACATTCATCCGAAAGCCAATAAATCCGACAAAAATCAAGTAGGAGCCCCGATGCCAGGCACCGTTCTCGACATAAGGGTCAAAGTGGGTGACACGGTTGAGAAGGGGGCACCTTTGGTGGTGCTTTCTGCCATGAAGATGGAGATGGTGGTGCAATCGCCGAAAGCAGGCACAATAAAGAGCCTGGAAATAACTAAAAACATGAAACTCGAGGGCGAGGATCTTCTGCTGACAATAGAATGA
- the LOC122415744 gene encoding hornerin-like, producing the protein MWSKRIFLVAVLLVKVNARPDGYGVKGGRFNKATGSAVANAQATAYANAASFGTAKSSASAIATASANGDGSSNAVATADASIDGGNVEKDEGEKENGNANELGASDDLRQPNDRGGATEYKCVNHRDGTATWNPRNPHAEHVASGGDDADSSDQSVDEPDCSPAGVKGHRGTSGGASKNRCRNTKPNENAASPGQSGDADSSAGWQHAGGENSAKASELGTIDRNYAASPCRPGDSECLPGAQGSYGDPGKPGSSSGNPSASPCANGASKCPATSGAHPSHGKHPHPGNEEHPKPPAASLEPPEIGNSYGPRGEELGTAGGSQFPISCADGSSKCSRPEPSALNPYPSVVNPPGSSAKPPGTGNKDAQHNGEPGTFDSSPPPGPCASGGAECSVQTPNVPSPHPTSGQHPHSSNGPSRPSGHTEKPGMVDRSYAGSPCGPGGSKCFVPEASTEPGNSAPSCAPGGSSCVEPKPSTSRPHSTFGGKPDGPLGPIDLDGTYGGANANPDEPHRPGSQVGTPCAAGDSKCASSRPTLSGHHPGGFQHPIELPGHGGSAHKPGTLDPTHSGRPCAAGGSKCPAHQPSVSKPHRSYGKNPDLSTGSSSPSGVDGGYGASGEEPETVGGPGNRAPCAPPDWKCLTHEQSQPSPYPTHNTNPWTPPGKEHSIKEAGGSPGRKPETSNPFLNGDIDLSSLKGSPAPEASSGAKINPLNPFLYPQNRPKPPTGSHHPNNQSPTTTPQNPGPSYTGEPQVNPSNPFLFPQGQRNPSSGIKHPGAVTGVHSTGGNTVPHNQVQPAGANVPATGGCHGPGSCTPNQPAPDFPNRPEYAHGEPSGAAGHHVTKPNPPKHSDGESPPGSGHHEPKPAPPNPFFPGTGHGGKPEDSERPEASNQKGRPASQSGGNKNPFFTSHELGVQAPGAPVGHEPGQRPDSHGPLASEPGSNPFLGNKQHSSDQIPQAAHGCGSGTATVGCSLHNGPTDESAEGHEPETTTKRYDYGVKGHRAGVKGGSRGPPTKLEGSLRPGENGHFGPGQNPSAQSSAVASAHAFSHASASSSSSSTGGQSSASAKSEAYSSNQSADGLSGSWASSRASAHASAFASSYSSSDANHGQGGATLPEIPAQ; encoded by the exons ATGTGGAGTAAGAGGATTTTCCTCGTCGCTGTATTATTAGTGAAGGTCAACGCGCGTCCAG ACGGTTATGGCGTCAAAGGTGGAAGGTTTAACAAGGCTACAG GAAGCGCAGTGGCAAATGCCCAAGCAACTGCTTACGCGAATGCCGCAAGTTTTGGAACAGCAAAGAGCTCTGCGAGTGCGATAGCAACGGCAAGTGCGAACGGCGATGGGTCGAGCAACGCGGTTGCGACTGCTGACGCCTCGATTGATGGAGGAAATGTTGAAAAGGACGAGGGAGAAAAGGAGAATGGAAATGCTAATGAGTTGGGTGCCTCCGACGACCTTCGCCAGCCAAACGATCGCGGCGGAGCCACTGAATACAAATGCGTTAATCATCGAGACGGAACTGCCACTTGGAATCCCCGCAATCCTCACGCGGAGCACGTCGCATCTGGCGGCGATGACGCAGACTCAAGCGACCAGTCCGTTGACGAACCTGATTGCAGTCCTGCAGGAGTCAAAGGTCATCGTGGCACTTCCGGTGGagcttcgaaaaatcgttgccgAAATACGAAGCCGAATGAAAATGCCGCATCCCCCGGGCAAAGTGGGGACGCGGATTCGTCCGCCGGTTGGCAACACGCGGGCGGAGAAAACAGCGCGAAAGCCTCGGAGCTGGGAacgatcgatagaaattatgctGCAAGTCCCTGTAGACCTGGAGACTCGGAGTGTCTCCCTGGAGCCCAGGGCAGTTACGGTGACCCCGGAAAGCCTGGATCTTCGTCTGGAAATCCCTCGGCCAGTCCTTGCGCGAACGGAGCTTCCAAATGCCCAGCGACCAGTGGCGCGCATCCATCTCACGGGAAGCATCCTCATCCCGGGAACGAGGAGCATCCCAAGCCGCCAGCTGCTTCGCTGGAACCGCCGGAAATAGGAAACAGCTACGGGCCACGTGGCGAGGAGCTTGGAACTGCGGGGGGAAGTCAGTTTCCAATTTCCTGTGCAGATGGTAGCTCGAAGTGTTCAAGGCCCGAGCCAAGTGCTTTGAATCCGTATCCGTCGGTCGTAAATCCTCCGGGCTCATCGGCGAAACCCCCTGGAACTGGAAACAAGGACGCCCAACACAATGGAGAACCGgggacgttcgattcgagtcCCCCTCCTGGTCCGTGTGCTTCCGGAGGCGCCGAGTGCTCCGTACAAACTCCCAATGTCCCGAGCCCGCACCCAACGTCCGGACAACATCCCCATTCGTCGAACGGGCCATCAAGGCCTTCCGGGCACACCGAAAAACCTGGGATGGTCGACCGGAGCTATGCCGGAAGCCCGTGCGGACCTGGGGGCTCCAAGTGCTTCGTCCCGGAAGCCAGCACCGAGCCGGGAAACTCTGCTCCATCCTGTGCTCCCGGAGGCTCCAGCTGCGTTGAGCCCAAGCCCAGTACTTCGAGGCCTCATTCAACGTTCGGCGGGAAACCTGATGGACCATTGGGCCCGATCGACCTTGACGGAACGTACGGAGGAGCTAACGCAAATCCTGACGAGCCTCACAGACCCGGGAGTCAGGTTGGAACACCATGCGCAGCTGGTGATTCGAAATGCGCTTCCTCCAGGCCAACGCTTTCCGGACATCATCCAGGCGGCTTCCAACACCCAATAGAACTTCCGGGCCACGGAGGAAGCGCTCACAAACCTGGAACACTCGATCCAACTCATTCCGGACGTCCCTGTGCTGCAGGCGGTTCAAAATGCCCAGCGCACCAGCCCAGCGTCTCAAAGCCTCATCGATCCTACGGAAAAAATCCGGATTTATCGACTGGCTCATCGAGTCCCAGCGGCGTCGACGGAGGGTACGGGGCGAGCGGCGAGGAACCTGAAACTGTCGGAGGACCTGGCAACCGCGCTCCGTGCGCGCCTCCGGACTGGAAATGTTTGACACACGAGCAGAGTCAGCCAAGTCCTTACCCAACTCACAACACGAATCCGTGGACGCCTCCTGGCAAAGAGCATTCTATCAAGGAAGCCGGTGGATCACCAGGAAGGAAACCGGAAACTTCGAACCCATTTCTTAACGGGGATATTGACTTATCGAGCCTCAAAGGTTCACCGGCTCCTGAGGCGTCCTCAGGGGCAAAAATAAACCCTTTGAATCCTTTCCTCTATCCCCAGAACAGGCCAAAACCTCCGACGGGTTCCCATCACCCGAACAACCAAAGTCCGACGACGACTCCGCAAAATCCTGGTCCATCTTATACTGGAGAGCCACAAGTCAATCCTTCAAATCCGTTCCTTTTTCCACAAGGACAAAGGAATCCAAGTTCAGGAATAAAACACCCTGGAGCCGTCACCGGAGTCCACTCCACCGGCGGCAATACAGTCCCGCATAATCAAGTCCAGCCAGCAGGAGCGAATGTTCCAGCAACCGGCGGCTGTCATGGGCCAGGATCGTGCACACCGAATCAACCGGCTCCGGACTTCCCGAATCGACCTGAATACGCTCATGGCGAGCCGTCCGGTGCAGCTGGACATCACGTGACGAAACCGAATCCTCCAAAACATTCCGATGGCGAGTCTCCTCCTGGGTCCGGACACCACGAACCGAAACCAGCTCCTCCAAACCCCTTTTTCCCTGGAACCGGTCACGGGGGAAAACCCGAAGATTCAGAGCGGCCGGAGGCGAGTAATCAGAAGGGAAGACCAGCTTCCCAAAGTGGGGGAaacaaaaatccatttttcacGAGTCACGAGCTCGGAGTCCAAGCGCCTGGAGCCCCGGTGGGACATGAGCCGGGGCAGCGTCCAG ATTCCCACGGACCGTTGGCCTCGGAACCAGGAAGCAATCCGTTCCTGGGAAACAAACAACATTCCAGCGACCAAATTCCTCAAGCTGCCCACGGCTGCGGAAGTGGTACAGCCACCGTGGGTTGCAGCCTCCACAATGGGCCAACTGACGAAAGTGCCGAAGGACACGAACCGGAAACAACGACGAAGCGGTACGACTACGGTGTCAAGGGCCATCGAGCAGGGGTCAAAGGTGGATCTCGCGGCCCCCCGACGAAGCTCGAAGGGAGTTTGAGACCTGGTGAAAATGGGCACTTTGGACCTGGCCAGAATCCTTCGGCGCAGAGCTCCGCCGTTGCTTCTGCACACGCTTTCAGCCATGCTTCAGCCTCGAGTTCAAGTTCCAGCACAG GTGGCCAAAGCAGTGCAAGTGCCAAGAGCGAAGCTTACAGCAGCAACCAAAGTGCTGATGGATTGAGCGGCTCTTGGGCTTCCAGTCGTGCCAGTGCCCATGCCTCAGCTTTTGCGAGCAGTTACAGCAGCAGTGATGCTAACCATG GCCAGGGGGGAGCGACTCTTCCGGAAATTCCAGCCCAATGA